From Candidatus Angelobacter sp., the proteins below share one genomic window:
- a CDS encoding transaldolase family protein has product ELAGCDLLTISPTLLEEMQKTPGSLARKLSPEKAAGECKEAKLSLDEKAFRWMLNEDQMATEKLSEGIRIFAADNLKLEKFIAAKLN; this is encoded by the coding sequence GAACTGGCCGGCTGCGATCTGCTGACCATCAGCCCGACGCTGCTCGAAGAAATGCAAAAGACACCCGGCTCGCTTGCGCGCAAGCTCAGCCCGGAAAAGGCCGCCGGTGAATGCAAGGAGGCGAAACTGTCGCTCGACGAGAAGGCATTCCGGTGGATGCTCAACGAGGATCAGATGGCGACTGAGAAATTGTCAGAGGGCATCCGCATCTTCGCCGCCGACAACCTCAAGCTGGAGAAGTTTATCGCGGCGAAGTTGAATTAG